In a single window of the Limnochorda sp. L945t genome:
- a CDS encoding Na/Pi symporter, with amino-acid sequence MLAVAGVRLAYLAIRTAARSWVQRWFVIAGDGPVAMALSGMLAAALAHSSSMVEVLALGLVQTEGLPMAHALYVIIGANVGTTLTAQLVALQLPSVGIGMMAVGAGGYLLSRQREFSLALFSIGAFLQGMEWIGRSLGPLATGVLGAVEGSNSVLRAFGLGWLVTSLIQSSTTVTTSVVNMVAAGLMETRPGVAAVLGSNVGTVTTGLVASLFMGRGATRLAMADFFLNLVGAAVALVLFRPFHDLVTSLAGSAAQSVAHAHTLFNLLSALVSFPLVPKMARWLEGR; translated from the coding sequence GTGCTGGCCGTCGCTGGTGTACGGCTGGCGTATCTCGCCATACGCACGGCGGCCCGCTCATGGGTGCAGCGGTGGTTCGTCATCGCCGGCGATGGCCCGGTGGCTATGGCGCTGTCGGGCATGCTCGCGGCCGCTCTGGCTCATAGCTCCAGCATGGTAGAGGTCCTTGCCCTCGGCCTCGTGCAGACGGAGGGCCTCCCCATGGCCCACGCTCTTTACGTCATCATCGGAGCCAACGTCGGGACGACGCTGACCGCACAACTCGTGGCGCTTCAGCTTCCGAGCGTGGGCATTGGGATGATGGCGGTAGGGGCAGGAGGCTACTTGCTGTCGAGACAGAGGGAGTTTTCCCTGGCCCTGTTCAGCATCGGTGCCTTCCTTCAAGGAATGGAGTGGATTGGCCGGTCGTTGGGCCCGCTGGCTACCGGAGTCTTGGGAGCCGTCGAAGGGTCTAACTCGGTCTTGAGGGCGTTTGGCCTGGGATGGCTGGTTACCTCCCTCATTCAGAGCAGCACCACGGTCACGACATCGGTGGTGAACATGGTGGCGGCGGGTTTGATGGAGACTCGTCCCGGCGTTGCCGCCGTGCTGGGAAGCAATGTGGGCACGGTCACGACAGGATTGGTGGCGTCCCTGTTTATGGGAAGAGGGGCGACACGACTGGCGATGGCCGACTTCTTTCTCAACCTGGTAGGGGCGGCGGTGGCACTTGTCCTCTTCCGTCCTTTCCACGATCTCGTCACGAGCCTGGCGGGCTCGGCTGCCCAGAGCGTGGCTCACGCCCATACCCTCTTCAACTTGCTGAGCGCACTGGTGAGTTTCCCCCTGGTACCGAAAATGGCCCGGTGGCTGGAAGGCCGGTAG
- a CDS encoding cell division protein SepF: MPGFIERVLGWLGVDAEDAATAERTPARSPAQLPREAEAAARRSRVVPLAPSASPGAGAAGAGGVAPARSQSKLIVSEPAAFDDVQAIAVHLRSQRPVVVSLRAADRETARRIVDFLSGVVFALDGSMRRISEDIVLCAPGGVDVELEGTTTP, translated from the coding sequence ATGCCGGGCTTCATCGAGCGGGTCCTGGGATGGCTGGGCGTGGATGCGGAGGATGCGGCTACCGCCGAACGGACGCCGGCCCGCTCGCCGGCGCAGCTGCCCAGAGAGGCCGAGGCGGCTGCCCGGCGCTCCCGGGTGGTCCCCCTGGCGCCCTCCGCATCTCCTGGCGCAGGGGCCGCAGGCGCCGGCGGGGTGGCCCCGGCTCGCTCGCAGTCCAAGCTGATCGTGTCCGAACCGGCAGCGTTCGACGACGTACAGGCCATTGCCGTTCACCTGCGAAGCCAGCGCCCTGTCGTGGTGAGCCTCCGGGCGGCCGACCGGGAGACCGCCCGGCGCATCGTGGACTTCCTCTCAGGGGTGGTCTTCGCCCTGGACGGCTCCATGCGGAGGATCTCCGAGGACATCGTGCTGTGCGCCCCAGGTGGCGTGGACGTCGAACTCGAAGGGACGACGACCCCGTGA
- the proC gene encoding pyrroline-5-carboxylate reductase has translation MKVAERVAVIGAGAMGEAFIRGLLRGGFVNREQLVATDKSNERRAHVEQSYGILVTLDNAEALRTADTAVVAVKPQNIVEALRELAPAVEPQRHLIISIAAGVPTSTIERRLPPGTPVVRAMPNIAALVGQAATALCKGTFAQDAHLQRALGIFEAIGRAVVVGEALMDAVTGLSGSGPAYAYLMIEALADGGVAAGLSREAAMFLAAQTLAGAARMVLDTGRHPAELRNWVTSPAGTTAAGLTVLESRGVRGALMEAVLAGTRRSRELGEAGLQHPAASGSGGA, from the coding sequence GTGAAAGTAGCAGAGCGCGTCGCGGTCATCGGGGCCGGCGCCATGGGCGAGGCCTTCATCCGGGGCCTCCTGCGCGGCGGCTTCGTCAACCGTGAGCAACTGGTGGCAACCGACAAGAGCAACGAACGGCGTGCGCACGTCGAGCAGAGCTATGGGATCCTCGTGACCCTGGACAACGCCGAGGCGCTCCGTACCGCCGATACCGCGGTCGTGGCGGTCAAGCCTCAAAACATCGTGGAGGCGCTGAGAGAGCTGGCTCCCGCCGTGGAGCCCCAGCGCCACCTCATCATCTCCATCGCCGCCGGGGTGCCCACGTCGACCATCGAACGGCGGCTGCCCCCTGGCACGCCGGTGGTGCGGGCCATGCCCAACATCGCGGCGCTGGTAGGGCAGGCGGCCACGGCCCTTTGCAAGGGTACCTTCGCCCAGGACGCCCACCTCCAGCGGGCGCTCGGCATCTTCGAGGCGATAGGGCGGGCCGTGGTCGTCGGGGAAGCTCTGATGGACGCGGTGACCGGTCTGTCGGGGAGCGGGCCGGCTTATGCGTACCTCATGATCGAGGCGCTGGCGGACGGGGGAGTGGCGGCGGGGCTCTCCCGGGAGGCGGCCATGTTCCTGGCTGCCCAGACCCTGGCGGGAGCCGCCCGCATGGTGCTGGACACGGGGCGCCACCCGGCGGAGCTGCGTAACTGGGTGACGTCGCCGGCCGGCACCACGGCGGCAGGGTTGACCGTGCTGGAAAGCCGTGGGGTGCGAGGCGCGCTCATGGAGGCGGTGCTCGCCGGCACCCGCAGGTCCCGGGAGTTGGGGGAGGCGGGCCTGCAGCACCCGGCCGCCTCCGGGAGCGGAGGGGCTTGA
- a CDS encoding YggT family protein — protein sequence MGAVMGWLGLLVYRLLALYSWILLARVLVSWLPVDPYHPAVRFLRDVTEPVLAPIRRVLPPVPGIDYSPIVAFLLIMVVQRIVLAVF from the coding sequence ATGGGCGCAGTGATGGGGTGGCTGGGCCTGCTCGTCTACCGGTTGCTGGCGTTGTACAGCTGGATCCTGCTCGCGCGGGTGCTCGTCTCGTGGCTGCCCGTGGACCCATACCATCCTGCCGTCCGGTTCCTGCGGGACGTCACGGAGCCGGTGCTGGCCCCCATCCGCAGGGTGCTGCCGCCCGTGCCGGGCATCGACTACTCGCCCATCGTGGCGTTCCTGCTCATCATGGTGGTGCAGCGGATCGTCCTGGCGGTCTTTTGA
- the ileS gene encoding isoleucine--tRNA ligase, protein MHRPTQTSTTKQTETAGGNGKADWSRTVLTPRTAFPMKADLPRREPEIERFWQEHRLYDKLQQMRRQEGAPLFVLHDGPPYANGNIHLGTALNKILKDFIVRVRSMEGMRAPYVPGWDTHGMPIEHEVIRRHRIDRHQMSVLEFRRRCREYALHFVDIQREEFRRLGVWGEWERPYLTLEPAYEARQVELFGEMVERGYIYRGLKPVYWCPRCETALAEAEVEYRDHESPSIYVAFPFKDGSGAGLDLAAAGASMLIWTTTPWTLPANQAVAVHPDHPYVWARIAGRDLVVAETRLASVAALAGEGAPAVVRRLKGFELLGATLMHPLEAREVPVVGDDMVSMEQGSGAVHIAPGHGQEDYEVGLRYQLPVVTPVDDHGRFTELAGPYAGLGVDEATPIILRDLESRHRLFHSGLTTHQYPHCWRCKGPVIFRATEQWFASVDGFRRQALAAIDQVQWVPSWGRDRIRRMVADRHDWCISRQRTWGVPIPVFYCEGCGRPLIDRRTIQAVAAVFAREGSDAWFAHEAEELLPPGTRCPECGSSRFAKGTDTMDVWFDSGSSHEAVLTQREELRWPADLYLEGTDQHRGWFQSSLLTAVATRGQPPYRAVVTHGFVVDAQGRAMHKSLGNAVAPQEVIDRYGADVLRLLVASSDYREDVRVSTGILDQVADAYRRIRNTLRFLLGSLFDFDPAQHQVPLERMQELDRWALARTADLAERCVGAYGRYEFHVPYHEILRFCTVDMGGFYLDVLKDRLYCDAAGSLSRRSAQTALYHVLQVLVRLIAPILVHTAEEVWQHVPGPKEAESVHLTRWPETARWRDPERLARMEPFFELRRQVMRALEQARGEDRISTSLQAELIVEAPARLLESLGAGPETLSAWLMVASVTLRPGADWHVEVEPTLAAKCQRCWRYVPSVGEIPGRPDLCERCAEVVASGA, encoded by the coding sequence GTGCATCGTCCAACCCAGACCTCGACGACGAAGCAGACCGAGACGGCCGGGGGCAACGGCAAGGCGGACTGGTCGCGCACCGTGCTGACGCCCAGGACCGCCTTTCCCATGAAGGCCGACCTGCCCCGGCGCGAGCCCGAGATCGAGCGCTTCTGGCAGGAGCACCGGCTGTACGACAAGCTCCAGCAAATGCGGCGCCAGGAAGGCGCTCCGCTTTTCGTGCTGCACGACGGGCCGCCTTACGCCAACGGCAACATCCACCTCGGTACCGCTCTCAACAAGATCCTCAAGGACTTCATCGTCCGGGTCCGCTCCATGGAAGGGATGCGGGCGCCTTACGTGCCCGGCTGGGACACCCACGGCATGCCCATCGAGCACGAGGTGATCCGCCGGCACCGGATCGACCGGCACCAGATGTCGGTGCTGGAGTTCAGGCGGCGCTGCCGGGAGTACGCGCTCCACTTCGTCGACATCCAGCGGGAGGAGTTTAGGCGCCTGGGCGTCTGGGGCGAGTGGGAGCGCCCTTACCTCACCCTGGAGCCGGCGTACGAAGCGCGCCAGGTCGAGCTGTTCGGCGAGATGGTGGAGCGCGGGTACATCTACCGGGGGCTCAAGCCGGTCTACTGGTGCCCGCGCTGCGAGACGGCACTGGCCGAGGCAGAGGTGGAGTACCGGGATCACGAAAGCCCGAGCATCTATGTGGCCTTTCCGTTCAAGGACGGCTCCGGCGCAGGGCTGGACCTGGCCGCCGCCGGGGCCTCGATGCTCATCTGGACGACGACGCCCTGGACGCTGCCGGCCAACCAGGCGGTGGCCGTGCACCCGGATCACCCTTACGTCTGGGCCCGCATCGCCGGGCGGGATCTGGTCGTGGCCGAAACCCGCCTCGCCTCCGTGGCGGCGCTGGCAGGCGAGGGGGCCCCCGCCGTGGTCCGGCGGCTCAAGGGGTTCGAGCTGTTGGGCGCCACGCTCATGCACCCGCTCGAGGCGCGGGAGGTGCCGGTGGTCGGCGACGACATGGTCAGCATGGAGCAGGGCAGCGGCGCCGTCCATATCGCACCGGGCCACGGCCAGGAGGACTACGAGGTGGGGCTGCGCTACCAGCTCCCGGTGGTGACGCCGGTGGACGACCACGGGCGGTTCACCGAGCTGGCCGGGCCGTACGCAGGGCTCGGGGTGGACGAGGCCACCCCCATCATCCTGCGCGACCTGGAGAGCCGGCACCGGCTGTTCCACTCGGGCCTGACCACCCACCAGTACCCGCACTGCTGGCGCTGCAAGGGGCCGGTGATCTTTCGCGCCACCGAGCAGTGGTTCGCCTCGGTGGACGGCTTCCGGCGCCAGGCCCTGGCCGCCATCGACCAGGTGCAGTGGGTACCGTCCTGGGGGAGGGATCGGATTCGCCGGATGGTGGCCGACCGGCATGACTGGTGTATCTCCCGCCAGAGGACGTGGGGGGTGCCCATTCCGGTCTTCTACTGCGAGGGGTGCGGTCGCCCGCTGATCGACCGGCGCACCATCCAGGCGGTGGCCGCCGTGTTCGCCCGGGAGGGGTCGGACGCCTGGTTCGCCCACGAGGCCGAAGAGCTGCTACCTCCGGGGACCCGGTGCCCGGAGTGCGGCAGCAGCCGCTTCGCGAAAGGGACCGACACGATGGACGTCTGGTTCGACTCGGGGTCGAGTCACGAGGCGGTGCTCACCCAGCGGGAAGAGCTGCGCTGGCCCGCCGACCTCTATCTCGAGGGCACGGACCAGCACCGGGGATGGTTCCAGTCGTCGCTGCTCACGGCGGTTGCCACCCGAGGTCAACCGCCGTACCGGGCCGTGGTGACCCACGGCTTCGTCGTGGACGCGCAGGGACGGGCCATGCACAAGTCCCTGGGCAACGCGGTCGCGCCCCAGGAGGTCATCGACCGGTACGGCGCCGACGTGTTGCGCCTTCTGGTCGCCTCGTCGGATTACCGGGAGGACGTGCGGGTCTCGACGGGCATCCTGGATCAGGTGGCGGACGCTTACCGGCGCATCCGCAACACGTTGCGCTTCTTGCTCGGGAGCCTGTTCGACTTCGATCCGGCGCAGCATCAGGTGCCGCTCGAGAGGATGCAGGAGCTGGACCGGTGGGCGCTGGCCCGCACCGCCGACCTGGCGGAGCGGTGCGTCGGGGCTTACGGGCGCTACGAGTTCCACGTCCCGTACCACGAGATCTTGCGCTTTTGCACCGTCGACATGGGCGGGTTCTACCTGGACGTCCTCAAGGATCGCCTTTACTGCGACGCCGCCGGCTCGCTCTCCCGGCGCTCGGCGCAGACCGCGCTCTACCACGTCCTCCAGGTGTTGGTACGGCTCATCGCACCGATTCTCGTGCACACGGCCGAAGAGGTGTGGCAGCACGTGCCCGGCCCGAAAGAGGCGGAGAGCGTCCACCTCACCCGGTGGCCCGAGACAGCCCGGTGGCGTGACCCCGAGCGGCTCGCCCGGATGGAGCCGTTCTTCGAGCTGCGCCGCCAGGTGATGCGGGCCCTCGAGCAGGCCCGGGGGGAGGACCGGATTTCGACCTCGCTGCAGGCCGAGCTCATCGTCGAGGCTCCTGCCCGCTTGCTGGAGTCGTTGGGAGCCGGGCCCGAGACGCTGAGCGCCTGGCTGATGGTGGCTTCCGTGACCTTGCGGCCCGGGGCCGACTGGCACGTGGAGGTCGAGCCCACGCTCGCCGCGAAGTGCCAGCGCTGCTGGCGGTATGTCCCGTCGGTGGGCGAGATCCCCGGGCGCCCGGACCTGTGCGAGCGCTGCGCCGAGGTCGTCGCTTCGGGCGCCTGA
- a CDS encoding DUF5665 domain-containing protein → MASKHEGEGARSHDREAPPGAGRRSTARRRAPASPVGRLIQRLDDLVAAMEKANLAELVELYRNPARLMSLNFMAGVFRGFGLAVGFTAVGAIFLYLLGRLAALNIPYIGDFVAEIVRIVQTELARH, encoded by the coding sequence ATGGCCTCCAAGCACGAAGGGGAAGGCGCCAGGTCCCACGATCGGGAGGCTCCTCCCGGTGCCGGCCGGCGCAGTACTGCACGGCGCCGGGCGCCGGCTTCGCCGGTCGGCAGGCTCATCCAGCGGCTGGACGACCTGGTGGCCGCGATGGAAAAGGCCAACCTGGCCGAGCTCGTGGAGCTCTACCGTAACCCGGCGCGCTTGATGTCGCTCAACTTCATGGCCGGAGTCTTCCGGGGGTTCGGCCTGGCAGTGGGCTTCACGGCCGTGGGCGCCATCTTCCTGTACCTGTTGGGGCGGCTGGCCGCCCTCAACATCCCGTACATCGGCGACTTCGTCGCGGAGATCGTCCGCATCGTGCAGACCGAGCTCGCGCGCCACTGA
- a CDS encoding TraR/DksA C4-type zinc finger protein, whose product MPSLPEDLRTRLRRRLQRLERDLGQRAEAMQRQGLDRPESESVGELSSYDQHTSDLADETYERSKDLGLLERLRITRDEVHQALVRMDRGTYGYCEECGRSIGAARLLAMPYARRCVHCQRIHDRDEQRRVEAGPGWRPLEEATLAPPFARANLVNEGEAALGPEDVWDALAQYGNANSPQDVPGAVDYDETFEGADTQLRGGTGEVEFVADVTGQGVADLQAIYPDPSGPGRRRPRSMEDEEEQPPATPPS is encoded by the coding sequence GTGCCCTCGCTACCGGAGGATTTGCGTACGCGGCTTCGCCGGCGCCTCCAGCGGCTGGAGCGAGATCTGGGGCAACGGGCCGAAGCGATGCAGCGCCAGGGGCTCGACCGGCCCGAGAGCGAGAGCGTCGGGGAACTATCGAGCTACGACCAGCATACCTCCGACCTCGCGGACGAGACGTACGAACGGAGCAAGGACCTGGGACTGCTCGAACGGCTCCGCATCACCCGAGACGAGGTGCACCAGGCGCTGGTCCGGATGGACCGGGGCACCTACGGCTACTGCGAGGAGTGCGGCCGGTCGATCGGCGCGGCGCGCCTGCTCGCCATGCCGTACGCTCGCCGCTGCGTGCACTGCCAACGGATCCACGATAGGGACGAGCAACGCAGGGTCGAAGCGGGGCCCGGATGGCGACCCCTGGAGGAAGCCACGCTCGCGCCGCCCTTCGCCCGGGCCAACCTGGTCAACGAAGGGGAGGCGGCCCTCGGCCCCGAGGACGTTTGGGATGCGCTGGCCCAATACGGCAACGCCAACTCGCCCCAGGACGTGCCGGGCGCCGTGGACTACGACGAGACCTTCGAAGGGGCCGACACCCAGTTGCGGGGCGGAACCGGCGAAGTGGAGTTCGTGGCCGACGTGACGGGGCAAGGGGTCGCCGACCTGCAGGCCATCTACCCCGACCCGAGCGGCCCCGGGCGACGGCGGCCCCGCTCCATGGAGGACGAGGAAGAGCAGCCGCCCGCGACTCCCCCTTCGTGA
- the lspA gene encoding signal peptidase II produces MGHVRRDYGMVLAWAAGTLAVDQAAKWAVSRWLGPGESVGVAGRLIRLTHVTNPGAAFGLFQGRQELFVAATLLVFVLAVVMAGRVGPKSGLALAGLGLAAGGAAGNLVDRLRTGSVIDFIDLSVWPVFNLADTGIVVGVALLFWYLVRHHAPAVSAEGDSRSRS; encoded by the coding sequence ATGGGCCACGTGCGACGGGACTATGGGATGGTACTGGCATGGGCCGCAGGGACGCTTGCCGTCGATCAGGCGGCCAAGTGGGCCGTTTCGCGCTGGCTCGGGCCGGGGGAGTCGGTAGGCGTGGCGGGGCGCCTCATCCGATTGACCCACGTCACCAACCCCGGCGCCGCCTTCGGCCTGTTCCAGGGGCGCCAGGAGCTCTTCGTCGCGGCGACGCTGCTCGTCTTCGTGCTGGCGGTGGTGATGGCGGGGAGGGTCGGCCCCAAGAGCGGCCTGGCGCTGGCGGGCCTGGGGCTGGCCGCCGGCGGCGCGGCGGGCAACCTGGTGGATCGGCTGCGCACGGGGTCGGTCATCGACTTCATCGACCTGAGCGTGTGGCCGGTCTTCAACCTGGCCGACACCGGGATCGTCGTCGGCGTCGCGTTGCTCTTCTGGTACCTCGTCCGGCACCACGCCCCGGCGGTCTCCGCCGAGGGCGACAGCCGCTCCCGATCGTGA
- a CDS encoding RluA family pseudouridine synthase, whose amino-acid sequence MHSGPDPQAGREITLTVPPEAHGLRVDAYLAQFTEVGPSRAFVQRLITRGNVLLNGRPAKPAHRVAEGDEVWVLVPPPERPEDLQPEAIPIDVVYEDEHLLVINKPRGMVVHPGVGNFSGTLVNALLAHSPRLSGIAGVMRPGIVHRLDKDTTGLLVVAKTNDAHLGLTRQLKERTIHRIYWAIVRGQPGVEAGLVDAPIGRHPHDRLRMAVVPEGRPAVTRFTVLERFGAYSLLEVKLETGRTHQIRVHMAYIGHPIAGDPVYGAGRGHKARGELGLKAQALHARELVFVHPVTGRPMHFVAPLPEDMEQALERLRAEASSRRL is encoded by the coding sequence ATGCACTCAGGCCCGGATCCGCAAGCAGGCCGTGAGATCACGCTGACGGTGCCACCCGAAGCCCACGGGCTCCGGGTCGACGCCTACTTGGCCCAGTTCACCGAGGTCGGCCCCTCGCGGGCGTTCGTACAGCGGTTGATCACCCGCGGCAACGTGCTGCTCAACGGCCGTCCCGCCAAGCCGGCCCACCGCGTGGCCGAGGGCGACGAGGTATGGGTGCTGGTACCCCCGCCCGAGCGCCCGGAGGACCTGCAGCCCGAGGCCATCCCCATCGACGTGGTCTACGAGGACGAGCACCTGCTGGTCATCAACAAGCCCCGGGGCATGGTGGTGCATCCGGGGGTCGGCAACTTTTCGGGCACCCTCGTCAACGCGCTGCTCGCTCACTCGCCCCGCCTGTCAGGGATCGCAGGCGTCATGCGCCCGGGGATCGTCCACCGGCTCGACAAGGACACCACCGGGCTATTGGTGGTGGCCAAGACCAACGACGCTCACCTCGGCCTGACCCGCCAGCTCAAGGAGCGCACCATCCACCGCATCTACTGGGCCATCGTGCGGGGCCAGCCGGGCGTGGAAGCGGGCCTCGTCGACGCCCCCATCGGGCGCCATCCTCACGACCGGCTGCGCATGGCCGTCGTGCCCGAGGGCCGCCCGGCCGTCACCCGCTTCACGGTGCTGGAACGGTTCGGTGCGTACAGCCTGCTGGAGGTAAAACTCGAGACAGGCCGAACTCACCAGATCCGGGTGCACATGGCTTACATCGGTCATCCGATCGCCGGGGACCCCGTATACGGGGCCGGCCGCGGCCACAAGGCCAGGGGCGAGCTGGGTTTGAAAGCCCAGGCTCTTCACGCCAGGGAGCTGGTGTTCGTGCATCCGGTGACCGGCCGGCCCATGCACTTCGTCGCGCCCCTGCCGGAGGACATGGAGCAGGCGCTCGAGCGGCTGCGGGCCGAGGCGAGCAGCCGGCGCCTGTAG
- the pyrR gene encoding bifunctional pyr operon transcriptional regulator/uracil phosphoribosyltransferase PyrR: MRERAQIMDAEEIRRALERMAHEIAERNMGAPSLALVGIKARGVPLARRLAELLERIEGRAIPVGALDITLYRDDLSAVASVPVVRRTEIDFDVSGRALVLVDDVLFTGRTVRAALDALMDLGRPARVQLGVLIDRGHRELPIQADFVGKHVPTARRELVDVHIREIDGEDRVVILERDEGPAPGRVER; the protein is encoded by the coding sequence TTGCGGGAACGCGCGCAGATCATGGACGCCGAGGAGATCCGCCGTGCGCTCGAGCGCATGGCCCACGAGATCGCCGAGCGCAACATGGGAGCCCCGTCGCTTGCGCTGGTGGGCATCAAGGCGAGGGGCGTGCCGCTGGCGCGGCGCCTGGCCGAGTTGCTCGAGCGCATCGAGGGGCGCGCGATCCCGGTGGGAGCCCTCGACATCACCCTGTACCGGGACGACCTCAGCGCGGTGGCGAGCGTGCCGGTCGTGCGCCGCACGGAGATCGACTTCGACGTGTCCGGGCGCGCACTGGTGCTGGTGGACGACGTGCTGTTCACCGGGCGCACGGTGCGGGCTGCGCTCGACGCCCTCATGGACCTGGGCCGGCCTGCCCGGGTGCAGCTGGGCGTCCTCATCGACCGGGGCCACCGGGAGCTGCCGATCCAGGCCGACTTCGTCGGCAAACACGTGCCCACGGCCCGCCGGGAGCTGGTCGACGTGCACATCCGCGAGATCGACGGGGAGGACCGGGTGGTCATCCTGGAGCGCGACGAGGGACCGGCGCCCGGCCGGGTGGAGAGGTGA
- a CDS encoding aspartate carbamoyltransferase catalytic subunit has product MWPKDLLGLRDLGAERITQVLDTADVMRQVFERPVKKFPTLRGRVVVNLFYEPSTRTRTSFELAAKALSADVTSIAVAQSSVVKGESLVDTARTLQALGADFVVIRHSSAGAPHLVSRTIPAAVVNAGDGANEHPTQGLLDLYTIRRHKGRIAGLRVLIVGDILHSRVARSDFWGLLHLGAEVAVAGPRTLMPEGLERSYGIRRFERLDDGLEWADVVNVLRIQRERMQRGYLPSLREYRARWGLTAERLGRLKEDALIMHPGPANVGVEIDEAVVHDPRTVITEQVTNGVAVRMAVLYLMSGAREKDGLVEGAAPEAPRGAGHAGGGTLSS; this is encoded by the coding sequence GTGTGGCCGAAAGATCTCCTGGGCCTGCGGGACCTGGGCGCGGAGCGGATCACCCAGGTGCTCGATACGGCGGACGTGATGCGTCAGGTCTTCGAGCGCCCCGTCAAGAAGTTCCCTACCCTTCGCGGGCGCGTGGTGGTCAACCTCTTCTACGAGCCCTCCACCCGTACCCGGACCAGCTTCGAGCTGGCGGCCAAGGCGCTGAGCGCCGACGTCACCAGCATCGCGGTGGCGCAGTCCAGCGTCGTCAAGGGCGAAAGCCTGGTGGACACGGCCAGGACGCTGCAGGCGCTCGGGGCCGACTTCGTCGTCATCCGCCACTCCTCGGCCGGCGCGCCCCACCTGGTCAGCCGCACCATCCCCGCCGCGGTGGTCAACGCCGGGGACGGTGCCAACGAGCACCCCACGCAGGGGCTGCTCGATCTCTACACCATCCGCCGGCACAAAGGCCGCATCGCCGGCTTGCGGGTGCTGATCGTCGGGGACATCCTCCACTCCCGGGTCGCCCGATCCGACTTCTGGGGGTTGCTGCACCTGGGCGCCGAGGTCGCAGTAGCAGGCCCTCGCACGCTGATGCCCGAGGGGCTCGAGCGGTCTTACGGCATCCGCCGGTTCGAGCGCCTCGACGACGGCCTCGAGTGGGCGGACGTGGTCAACGTGCTCCGGATCCAGCGGGAGCGCATGCAGCGCGGGTACCTGCCCAGCCTTCGGGAGTACCGGGCTCGCTGGGGTCTGACCGCCGAGCGCCTGGGCAGGCTGAAGGAAGACGCGCTCATCATGCACCCCGGGCCCGCCAACGTGGGGGTGGAGATCGACGAAGCGGTGGTCCACGACCCTCGGACCGTCATCACGGAGCAGGTGACCAACGGCGTGGCCGTGCGCATGGCGGTGCTCTACTTGATGAGCGGCGCCCGGGAGAAGGACGGGCTCGTGGAGGGGGCGGCGCCGGAAGCGCCACGGGGCGCGGGCCATGCAGGGGGAGGCACGCTCTCGTCATGA